The Bradyrhizobium barranii subsp. barranii genome segment CCCTATCGTCGCCACGCATGTTAGGGCTATAAGAATCGGCAGCAGCAGCGTTGAGATTATGACGATATACCGTCCCGACATCGATGGGTTACGCGCGGTCGCCGTATTCCTGGTCCTTGGTTTTCATGCCTTTCCGGAAGTTGTCCCCGCCGGTTTTGTCGGAGTTGACATCTTCTTTGTCATTTCTGGATTCTTGATCACGGGCATCATTCTGGCAAATGACTTTTCATTTGCGGGCTTTTACGCGCGCAGGGCGCGTCGTCTGTTTCCGGCATTGCTGTTAGCCCGTCTTATTCGTAAGAGTGCGCCTGAGGGCTGGCGAGCGTGGTGTAAAGCGCTGATGCGGCGTAGGATTCGGTTGCGAAGCCACCCCATCACCTTCAACCGCGAACGCCACGCCCGCCATGACCGATGATACGATTCTGCCCTTCTCGTTTCCAGCCGTTCACGCCAAGAAAGTCACAGCTGCCTTCGATGGCGGTCGCCTGACCTCGAACGGGGGCGTGATGCTTCTGGCGATGGCCGAGCGGCGTCTCGGCTTGGCCGACAATCTGGCCCGGGTGTTCCCGGATCGGCGCGATCCGACGCGGGTCGTGCACAGCCTTGTCGATATGTTCCGCGCGCGCATGTTCGCGATCTGCTGCGGCTACGAGGACGCCGACGACCTCGATCATCTGCGGTCCGATCCCGCATTCAAGCTGGCCTGCGGACGGCTGCCGGACACGGGCCGCATGGATGGATAGCTACCCGCGCGAGCCGGCATCCGTCACGCTCGACATCGATGATACCTGCGACGTCGTCCACGGCCATCAGCAGCTCTCGCTGTTCAACGCTCATTATGACGAACGCTGCTTCCTGCCGATCCACGTCTACGACACGGAGAAGAGCCGGCCCGTGGCCGTCGTGCTGCGGCCCGGCAAGACGCCGGGCGGCGTCGAGGTGCGTGCCCATCTGCGCCGCCTGGTACGGCATATCCGGACGCGATGGCACAACACGCAAATTACGTTCCGTGGCGACGGGCACTATGCCCGGCCGGAGGCCATGGCGTGGTGCGAGACCAACGGCATCGACTACATCTTCGGTCTGTCCGGCACCAAGCCTCTCGCCAGAAAAGTCGACGAGGTCGCCGACGACATCCGCACGCGACGCGCCATCGAGAACCTGCCGGTTCTGCGTGGCTATACCGAGACGCGCCACAAGGCAAAGTCCTGGGATCGCGAACGGCGCACTGTCGCCCGTATTGAGGCGACGATGCTCGGCCTCGACATCCGCTTCGTCGTCACCAGCCTCGATGTCGGCTCGGCCGAGTGGATCTACGACAGCCTGTATTGCGCGCGCGGCCAAGCCGAGAATCTGATCAAGCTGCATAAGACGCAGCTCGCCTCCGATCGCACCAGCTGCCGTTCGGCGCTCGCCAACCAGGTCCGTCTCGTGCTCCATACGGCCGCTTATTGGCTGATGCTGACCGTGCGCGACGCCATTCCCAAAGCCCGGGAATTGGCCGCTGCCGAGTTCGCGACGCTGCGTCTTCGGCTCTTGAAAATCGCCGCCCGTGTCGTCGAGACCACGAGCCGCATTCGCCTTGCGTTTGCCGCGGCATGTCCCGAAGCCGACCTGATCTGCGGCTTGCCCGGCGCGCTGCTGCCGCTCGGTCCTTGACCGGCGGGGCGTCCGCCCCCGTTCGCCCAACCCATCCCTCAAGCGCGTTGCAAAGTACCGGTCGTCAGGCGGCGAAAAGCCGAAGGCAATCCTGTGCGCCTCGTCAGACAAGATGTGCGGCCGCATCAATCGGGCCCAAATGCCGCACTCTCACGAATAGGACGGGTTAGTAACCACGACCGCGCTGAGCTTCGGCTGGGTCTTTTTGACGCCCAGCCTTTTCGAAGCGCTGGGGAAACAAGTGGCCGCTGCAGCCTTATTCCTACCCAACTTGCTGTTCTGGACCGAAACGGGCTATTTCGATCTTGCCGCATCGACAAAGCCGCTCCTGCATCTCTGGTCGCTCGGGGTCGAAGAACAGTTCTATCTGGTCTGGCCGGTATTGATGCTGATCGGCGTGAGATTCCGTCTCCGAATGGAATGGATGCTTCTCGCCATTACTCTGCTGTCACTTCTGCACTGCTGGAGTCTCAGCCATTTCGGCCACACCTCTGCAGCTTTCTACTCGCCGCTTGCGCGGGCTTGGGAATTGTCGGCGGGCGGTTTGTTGGCGGTGATGAGAACGGGAAGCGCCAAGTCTGCCAACTCTACAATCTTTGTCATCGTTGGAGTGTCGATGATCGCGCTCGTCGCCTTCCTTGGCATCGGCCAGGCGGCTTGGCCGAACAAGTTCGCGTTGGCGATCGTTGCCGGGTCGATGCTTGCGATCCGTTACGGCGCAACATCGAGACTTGCGACGCGGACGCTGGGTAGCGGCTTGATGGTTTTCCTGGGCAGGATCAGCTACCCGCTCTATTTATGGCATTGGCCAATCCTGGTTTTCGCCTACATCAAGAATGGCACTACACTCGCGCCATGGCAGGCATCGGCGTGTTTGGTTGCGAGCATCTGTCTAGCAATCCTGACTTACCTGGCGGTCGAAGTGCCGCTCAAGAAGCATCTTCGACTTTCGCCTCTCGCGCGGGGCGCTGTCGCGTCGCTTGCCGTTGTCGGACTGGCCGGCTTTTCAATTGCATTTGCGCATGGAATCCCCAGCCGGCTACCCGACGCATTGCAAGCCGCTCTCGCCTACGAACGCTATGATTTCAAGACGGATGCCTACAATCCAGGGTGCTGGCTCGGAAATGAGGAGGATACTTCCAAGCTGCTGCCGGTATGCCTAAAGACAAATCGAAACGACGCGATCGTGATCTGGGGAGACTCGCATGCTGCGCGGCTTTCGCCTGGTCTTCGGGAGGTTTTCGGTTCGGAGCGCATTTCGCAGCTCACGAGAAATGGCTGCGCCCCCCTGCTCGGACTTGGCGAGCCCGTCGTCGGGATGTCGCGACGGCAATGCGGCGGTCTTCGAGCTAATTCGGAAACATCCTGCCCAGACTGTCATCTTATTTGGTGCCTGGCAGAATTATCCGAACGATTGGAAGACCGGCTCAGCGTATGCAGCCATGCTTGAGGACACGATCGCGAAGATAAGGGCAGCCGGCGTAGCCGAAATATTTGTCCTTGGGCCTGCTCCGAGATTCGATCCGAGCCTTCCCTCGCGCCTGCTGCAATCTTGGCTGCAGTACAGATCGGATATGTTGCCAGGCCGCTTGCAAATTGACCTCAGCAAGACACTTGCCATCGAGAACGGAATTGAACGCGTCGCCAGAGAGAATGGGACGCGGTACATAGAGCTGGCCCCGCAAATTCGGACAGTAGCTTGAGTGGATTTTCTGCCTGACAGCGGCGAGGATTCTTGCTGCGAATCAGGAGCGAAGATGACGAAGAAGAGCCGCCGGACGCATTCTCCGGCATTCAAGGCGAAGGTTGCTTTGGCTGCGGTCAAAGGCGACAAGACACTGGCGGAGCTGGCGCAACTGTTTGATGTTCATCCGAACCAGATCACGATCTGGAAAAACCAGCTCCTGGAAGGCGCCGCCGGCGTGTTTGGGCATGACAAGACATCGGCCGAGACGCCGGTCGATTTGAAGGCGTTACATGCCAAGATCGGCGAGCTGGCGTTGGAAAACGATTTTTTGTCCGGCGCGCTCACCAAGGCGGGCCTGCTGAGCGCAAAGCGATGATCGACCGCGATCATGATCTTTCTATCGTGCGCCAGGCGAAGGTCCTGAAGCTGGCTCGCAGCACGGTCTACTATGAACCTCGGCCAGTTTCGGCCGAGGACCTTGCCTTGATGCGTCGGCTCGATGAGCTGCATCTCGATTATCCCTTCGCGGGAGCGCGTATGCTGCGATCGTTGCTGCGGCGGGAGGGCGTATACGCCGGTCGCCGCCACATCGCGACGCTGATGAAGCGCATGGGGATCGAGGCGGTCTATCGTCGCCCGAACACGAGCAAGCCGGCTCCGGGTCACAAGATCTACCCGTACCTGTTGCGCGGATTGAAGATCGAGCGGCCCGACCATGCGTGGGCAATGGACATCACCTACATTCCGATGCGGCGTGGCTTCGTCTATCTCGCGGCGGTCGTCGATGTGTTCAGCCGACGGGTCCTGGCCCATCGCGTCTCGATCACAATGGAGGCGGCCTTCTGCGTCGAAGCGGTCCAGGAGGCGTTGGCGAAGCACGGCAGGCCCGAGATTTTCAACACGGATCAGGGCAGCCAGTTCACCAGCCTCGAGTTCACCGATGTGCTGCTGGACGCGAAGATCGCCATCAGCATGGACGGCAAGGGCGCCTGGCGCGACAACGTGTTTGTCGAGCGGCTCTGGCGCACGGTCAAATACGAAGAAGTATATCTCCGCGCCTACGACAGCGTGTCCGAGGCGCGAGCGTCAATTGCCAAGTATCTGGCCTTCTACAATCAGGGACGCCCTCACTCGAGCCTTGACGGGCGCACGCCCGACGAGGCTTACTTCGGCACGCAAGCTATGGTGATGGCCGCATGACCGTCGCCGACGGTTTTGTCGTCGCTCTGGTCGGGCTACGCCCTCCCGACGCAACGACAAAACCGTAAAGCCCCGCGTTCAGCATAACCCGGCAGGAATCCACTTAAATCCAGCGGGGCGCTGTCCAAACAACCGGGGCCAGCTCTCTGCTTCAGTTCAGGGCCAGCGCCGTCATTTCCAAGGTTGCCGAAATAGAACTTAGCGGAGGCCAGCTTGTTCGAGCCGAAAGCTTCGATCCCCGCCGTCGGTGCTGGCGACGCACCAATGACCCCGTCTCCGTTCAAGTCCTGATGAAAACTGCTCTCGAAGGACACCAACGAAGCGTTTGTCCCTGACACACCACCGATCAAGTTGGAAATGTAGTTGCCATTGCTGTCGGTGCTCCATACCGAGTAGTTATCGGCGCTGTCCACTTTCCACGCTACCTGATATCCGGAGCCGATCTGCTCGACGCCGATAGGACTCCAACCGCCCGCCTGGCCCGCTCCACAAATGGAGAACTGTTGTATTTCAGTTCTGGGCCCGCGCCGCTACTAATGTTGTCGAGATAGAAATTACTGCCGACCTGGACCAGCTTGGTCGAACCGAAAGATTCGATCACCGCTGTCAGTGCCGTCGACGCTCCAATTACTCCGTCTCCGTTCAAGTCCTGATGAAAACCGCTCTCGAATGACACCAACGAGGCGCTTGAGCCCGACACGCCGCCGATCAGGTTAGAAATGTAATTGCCATTGCTGTCGGTGCTCCACACCGAATAGTTGTCAACGCCGCCCACTTTCCAGGCGACCTGATAGCCGGAGCCGGTCTGCTCGACGCCGATCGGGGTCCATCCGCCCGCCTGGCCGTCCACGAATGGCGAACCGTTGTATGTCAACTCCGGGCCTACGCTGCCGCTGCCGACCTCGCCAAAATAGAAATTAGAACCCACCTTGACCAGCTCTGTTGATCCGAAGGACTCAATCACCGTTCTCGATGGTGAACCAATGATACCGTCCCCATTCAGGTCTTGGTGAAAAGCGCTTTCGAATGACGCCAACGAAGCACTTGAGCCGGAGACGCCACCGATCACGTTGGAGATGTAGTTGCCGTTGCTATCGGTGCTCCACACTGAATAGTTATCGACGCCAATCACCTTCCAGGCCACCTGATAGCCGGAGCCGATCTGCTCAACTCCGATCGGAGTCCAGCTACCAAACTGCCCGGCTACATAAGCCGTGCCCTGATATTTCAGCGTTGGCCCTGTGCCGGCGCCAACCGGGTTAAGATTGTAGAGGCCGCCCGACTGGACAAGCGCAGTCGTGCCCATTGCTTCTATCGTGACAGGGATCAACGACGAGCTGGCGACCGTGCCATCTGCAAACTGAAGGTATTCAATGCCCGTGTCGGTATCCACGCCATCGGGCGATGGCACCACGCAAATCCGTGACGGTGAACGTCTGCGTGCTCGCATTGAACGAAATAGAATAGTTCGCCCTATTGCCCGAATACACCGCCGTATCGGTACCGGCGCCACCAATAATGGTGTCGTTGCCGCCACCGCCAGTGATCGTATCGTTGCCGGAGCCGCCGTTCAGTGCGTTGGCGATGACGTTCCCGATGATCGTGTCGTTGCCGGCCCCGCCGGTGGCGTTGTCGATGTAGGATCGCGCGTCGTTGTTGTAGAGATAGGCGTTGTAGACATTGCCCGAAGCGGAATGGCCGTTGCCGAGATTGGCCAGTTGCACCGACGAGAACAGTGACGACGCGCCGGGATTGAGATTGATGCCCAGGTTCGTCGTGTAGTTTGACAGATCGTAGGTATCGACGCCGCCGCCGTCCCACACCGTCTCGTAGATACGGTTGGCCGAGCCTCCGACGCCACCGCCCGGCGCGAGCTGTCCGACGCCGTTGATGAACTCCTGCCCCGTCGCCGGGTTCCAGCTGTAGACCGTGCTGCCGCTCTGGGTCGTGTAGTTCGCGCCGTACATCGTTTGTAGCGCGAGGATATCGTTGGCCATGTAGGTCTGCGGATATCCATACGCCTCGTTGGTATACCCGCTCGTGGTCGAAGCACCGACATAGCTGCGATAGCTCATGACGGTATATTCGCTGTCGTCGTGGGCCGTGGGAACTGCGACGTTAGCGACGCCGCCAGTTTCCTGACTGTGCTTGAGGCCAAGTGCATGACCGAGTTCGTGCAGCGCGGTCGTGAAATAGTAGTTGCCGAGCTGGGCCAGCGAGTAGTTATACTGTGTTCCAAACCACACATCGCCGCCGGATGCATAGTTGCCGGGGTAATAGGCATAGGAGGTCGGATTGGCTGAGGGCGATTGCGCGATCATGACGTCGGCGCCGTTGGTGCCTGCGTACTGGATGCTGGCGTTGGTGTAGCCAAGGATCAACCCGATCGCGTAGTTGATCGCGGCCTGCATCTGGCTGGGCGCTGAAGCAAAGCCTGAGGTCGTCGGCTCGCTGTTGCCGCCCGTGTATGGATTCGCGTAGTCGCCAGGCGCGTCGGGAAAGCTGTAGGTGATGGTGCCCGACCATTTGTAGCCTGACAGCATACCGTCGATATCGCTGTTATTGGACTTGCTGATCGTGACTGCGTTGGCCATTGGACTCTCCAGAGCAGCTAGGCACGCTCGACGTAAGGCGCAGAATGCTCATTCTAGCTTCAGAGGTATACGTTCGGTTTAATTTTAGCGGTCGCGGCGCCACCTCGGTCATAATACCTGCCATGTATCGGATTCCGTAATTATACGGACCATGGGTGGAAGCCAGATCTCGGTTTCGGCGTAGGGAAGTCATGAGAATATACCTGTTCGCGGCTGGCCTTTGTGGGGCTCTGACAGCGATGGCCGAGCTGCATCCGCCGCTCTTCGGAAGAAGAGTGCCTGTCACGGTCGGAAAAGCCGGCGCTGATGGGAGCAGCAAGGCTGGTCCAATGCGTCGGTGAAGGTGCAAACGCCGGGGTCCGGCCGACCGGTCTTGCGTCCGATATCGAGCGCGCCATCCTCGCCTCATCGTCCTGCTCAAATCGTATCTCGCGGTCTGCGTCGGGCGCGCGCCTGAATCACGCGATCTCCTCGCAGGCGCGCATCTCCGAGATTCTGGTGCTGCCGCGCTAGACGGTCCGTCACCTGACTTTCAAGCCTACCTCCGCCAGCAATTGATCCGTTGATTTATATCGCTTTACGATATATTTTCGCCGCCGTCCGGCCTGAGCGGCCGGCTCCGTCATCATTACAATTGCGTTATTCTCCGATCGGACCAAGATGCCACGCTCCATCCCCGCCAATTCCCTGC includes the following:
- a CDS encoding IS3-like element ISRj2 family transposase (programmed frameshift); the encoded protein is MTKKSRRTHSPAFKAKVALAAVKGDKTLAELAQLFDVHPNQITIWKNQLLEGAAGVFGHDKTSAETPVDLKALHAKIGELALENGFFVRRAHQGGPAERKAMIDRDHDLSIVRQAKVLKLARSTVYYEPRPVSAEDLALMRRLDELHLDYPFAGARMLRSLLRREGVYAGRRHIATLMKRMGIEAVYRRPNTSKPAPGHKIYPYLLRGLKIERPDHAWAMDITYIPMRRGFVYLAAVVDVFSRRVLAHRVSITMEAAFCVEAVQEALAKHGRPEIFNTDQGSQFTSLEFTDVLLDAKIAISMDGKGAWRDNVFVERLWRTVKYEEVYLRAYDSVSEARASIAKYLAFYNQGRPHSSLDGRTPDEAYFGTQAMVMAA